One Thermodesulfobacteriota bacterium DNA segment encodes these proteins:
- a CDS encoding choice-of-anchor tandem repeat NxxGxxAF-containing protein translates to MKRINSIASFLTLALILSSFMTSGCNDNNGDGGGVTFPPPNPQLISIAQRGQMTPDGQATFLQLERPVGPSDTGRVAFRAVERVSDDTLRLVLYTGDGNVLSEVARNGDSAPGGGTYADFPQNIGVNDQAQLAFVGSTAESPDEKFGDTDGYYLNGEEGIEALIREGDAVPGGGTVFKLCIPGFLGCFYQYGSLNENGLIAFAAVLTGTSEDMALFLAGTDGLTELARKGDTVPDGNGVFDGFFSITGPNESGQVAFIAGISGTSGGEDDNEGIYIADESGVTLLAREGDTVPGGNGTFGDLDFVTGINDGGEAAFRAVLDGTSGGDNDNLALYIASGSGITELARIGDPVPGGGGGIIDSIYPTNPNESGEVAFAAPIIDGDEGIPNDSGIFLASPSGITRLIRVGDSGPGGEGRFTGLLPGGLNDSGEVIFRAGLFREDMEEPFAKTQPGLYRVGPGESVKALAEALQPVPPDGSKLIQTIENRFRGPNNGGLALFQSILMSADQLRTNSGFGIFVAQ, encoded by the coding sequence ATGAAACGCATTAACAGCATTGCAAGTTTTTTAACGCTTGCGTTAATCCTATCGTCTTTCATGACGTCCGGTTGCAACGATAACAACGGAGATGGCGGCGGCGTCACATTCCCTCCCCCCAATCCGCAATTAATCAGCATAGCCCAGAGGGGGCAGATGACGCCCGACGGACAGGCGACGTTTCTGCAATTGGAACGGCCGGTAGGGCCGAGCGATACAGGCCGGGTTGCCTTCAGGGCTGTAGAGCGCGTTAGTGACGACACGCTGAGATTGGTTCTTTACACGGGCGACGGTAACGTACTTTCGGAAGTGGCGAGGAACGGAGACTCCGCGCCCGGCGGTGGAACGTACGCGGACTTTCCGCAGAATATCGGAGTGAACGATCAGGCGCAGCTCGCGTTTGTCGGCTCGACCGCAGAATCGCCCGACGAAAAGTTCGGCGATACCGACGGCTACTATCTGAACGGTGAAGAAGGAATCGAGGCGCTCATCCGCGAAGGGGACGCAGTACCCGGCGGAGGCACGGTATTCAAGCTCTGCATACCCGGATTCCTCGGCTGCTTTTATCAATACGGAAGTCTCAACGAGAATGGACTGATCGCGTTCGCGGCAGTGCTGACCGGTACGAGCGAAGACATGGCGTTATTCCTCGCGGGGACTGACGGTCTTACGGAGCTCGCGCGTAAAGGCGACACCGTGCCTGACGGGAACGGCGTGTTTGACGGCTTCTTCAGTATTACGGGGCCGAATGAAAGCGGGCAGGTCGCGTTTATCGCCGGCATATCAGGAACGTCGGGAGGAGAAGACGACAACGAAGGCATATATATCGCGGACGAGAGCGGAGTGACGCTTCTCGCGCGCGAAGGCGACACAGTGCCGGGCGGCAACGGCACATTCGGCGACTTAGATTTCGTGACAGGAATCAACGACGGCGGGGAGGCGGCGTTCAGAGCCGTACTGGACGGCACGTCGGGGGGAGATAACGATAATCTGGCGCTCTATATAGCAAGCGGGAGCGGCATAACGGAGCTCGCGCGCATAGGCGATCCCGTGCCCGGCGGAGGTGGCGGGATCATAGACAGCATTTATCCTACTAATCCAAACGAGAGCGGCGAGGTCGCATTCGCGGCACCGATCATAGACGGCGACGAGGGCATCCCGAATGACTCGGGCATCTTTCTCGCGAGCCCTTCCGGCATTACCAGGCTTATCCGAGTCGGCGATTCCGGACCCGGCGGAGAGGGCCGCTTCACGGGGCTCCTCCCCGGAGGGCTTAACGACTCGGGCGAGGTGATATTCAGGGCGGGGCTGTTTCGGGAGGATATGGAGGAGCCATTCGCTAAAACGCAGCCGGGCCTCTACCGTGTAGGTCCGGGGGAAAGCGTAAAGGCGCTAGCCGAGGCTTTACAGCCCGTGCCGCCCGACGGCTCGAAGCTCATACAGACGATAGAAAACAGGTTCCGGGGCCCGAACAACGGCGGTCTCGCGCTCTTCCAGTCTATTCTCATGAGCGCGGATCAGCTGCGCACGAACAGCGGTTTCGGCATCTTCGTTGCCCAGTGA
- a CDS encoding DUF1059 domain-containing protein: protein MGERKVMDCSKNPSSTNCTLRISGREEEVMSAAIHHAVTVHGHKDTPEFRQQLKSMLEDE from the coding sequence ATGGGTGAGAGAAAAGTAATGGACTGCAGTAAGAATCCGAGCAGCACCAACTGCACTCTCAGGATAAGCGGAAGAGAGGAAGAGGTAATGTCGGCTGCAATACACCACGCCGTCACGGTGCACGGCCATAAGGACACGCCCGAGTTCAGGCAGCAGCTCAAATCAATGCTCGAAGACGAGTAA
- a CDS encoding carboxymuconolactone decarboxylase family protein has protein sequence MIKRISYIKTAPEAIKAFSAGADYLESSSIEPRLRYLVELRVSQINGCAYCVDLHTNQLRREGETQQRLDCLVVWREVPFYDERERAALDWAEAVTLIKDTHAPDSAYEAVSAHFTEKELVDLTFVIANMNLWNRVAISFRRLPGKRG, from the coding sequence TTGATAAAACGTATCTCTTACATAAAGACGGCGCCCGAGGCGATAAAAGCGTTTTCAGCGGGAGCGGACTATCTCGAAAGCTCGTCGATAGAGCCCAGGCTCAGGTATCTGGTGGAGCTCCGCGTATCGCAGATAAACGGCTGCGCCTACTGCGTGGACCTGCATACAAACCAGCTCAGGAGGGAAGGGGAGACGCAGCAGCGTCTAGACTGCCTCGTCGTGTGGAGGGAAGTGCCTTTCTATGACGAGAGGGAGCGCGCGGCGCTCGATTGGGCTGAGGCCGTGACGCTCATAAAGGACACTCACGCGCCCGATTCCGCGTACGAAGCCGTGAGCGCGCATTTTACGGAGAAGGAGCTCGTCGATCTCACGTTCGTCATCGCGAACATGAACCTCTGGAACCGGGTCGCCATAAGCTTCAGGAGGCTTCCGGGGAAGAGGGGGTGA
- a CDS encoding O-antigen ligase family protein: MTFPVALGYVLSLGGWRGASGRPLHSRLLSSENLQKQALFLFLLGLAFLAVLFSRSRMGIFSVLVSLVFFTSLSSRSLRSGKGLGRMVYTVVGVAVFFGLFIGIYPVAERFLHVGENLPSRTELWKDAAAIVRDFPLFGSGLGTFGYAYPLYKLAVGKPIVYLHAHNDYLELLIETGVLGFASIMAALAVFLHSSLRALASLGRDEDYFRLFVLAGALTGIFSMLVHSLVDFGLQIPSNGLYFAFLVGLSAGAGSGSQNDGGAAAGAGITRKE; encoded by the coding sequence ATGACCTTCCCGGTCGCGCTCGGATACGTGCTGTCGCTCGGGGGCTGGAGGGGGGCCTCGGGGAGGCCGCTTCACAGCCGCCTGCTCTCCTCCGAGAATCTCCAGAAGCAGGCCCTGTTCCTCTTTCTCCTCGGGTTAGCCTTCCTGGCCGTGCTCTTCTCGAGGTCGAGGATGGGTATTTTCAGCGTCCTCGTCTCGCTCGTATTCTTCACGTCCCTGAGCTCGCGGTCTCTGCGGTCGGGGAAGGGCCTTGGGAGGATGGTCTACACCGTAGTGGGGGTCGCGGTGTTCTTCGGCCTGTTCATAGGGATCTATCCGGTCGCGGAGAGATTCCTCCACGTGGGAGAGAACCTGCCTTCGAGGACGGAGCTCTGGAAGGACGCGGCCGCCATTGTCCGCGACTTCCCTCTCTTCGGGTCGGGTCTGGGGACCTTCGGCTACGCGTATCCACTCTACAAGCTCGCTGTCGGAAAACCCATCGTCTATCTCCACGCGCACAACGATTACCTGGAGCTGCTTATAGAGACAGGCGTTCTCGGGTTCGCGTCCATAATGGCGGCGCTCGCAGTGTTCCTTCACTCGTCGCTCAGGGCGCTCGCGAGTCTCGGCAGGGATGAGGACTATTTCAGGCTGTTCGTTCTCGCGGGCGCGCTCACGGGGATATTCTCGATGCTCGTCCACAGCCTGGTCGATTTCGGACTGCAGATACCCTCGAACGGCCTCTACTTCGCATTCCTCGTGGGGTTATCTGCGGGGGCGGGGAGCGGGTCTCAAAATGACGGCGGCGCCGCGGCCGGTGCCGGGATCACAAGGAAAGAATAG
- a CDS encoding 2OG-Fe(II) oxygenase — MTPGTHSSFGLFSIKNFLSGEECARIVREMSSSEGSMACVAKADERRLDESYRRTVTKNVSEETRSLISEKIAGLRGDLGAYFGVELSRPQKPEFLYYRTGDFFRCHTDKGTSSQHPDEVRDRLVSAVVFLNDETDEPGDGAYTGGSFIIYGLLKDPRFEGQGFKVRGTAGTLIAFGSEMFHEVTPVTSGVRLTVVSWFV, encoded by the coding sequence ATGACACCCGGCACTCACTCCTCTTTCGGCCTCTTTTCAATAAAGAATTTCCTGAGCGGTGAAGAATGCGCACGGATCGTGCGCGAGATGTCTTCCTCCGAAGGCAGCATGGCGTGCGTCGCAAAAGCAGACGAGCGGCGCCTCGACGAGAGTTACCGGCGCACCGTGACGAAAAATGTATCCGAAGAGACGCGCAGTCTGATAAGCGAAAAAATAGCCGGGCTGAGGGGCGATCTCGGGGCATATTTCGGCGTCGAGCTCTCTCGCCCCCAGAAGCCCGAGTTCCTTTACTACAGGACCGGGGACTTCTTCAGGTGCCACACGGATAAAGGCACCAGCTCCCAACACCCGGACGAAGTGAGAGACCGGCTCGTTTCGGCCGTCGTGTTCCTCAACGACGAGACTGACGAGCCCGGGGACGGCGCTTACACAGGGGGCTCCTTCATTATATACGGGCTGCTGAAGGACCCGCGCTTCGAGGGGCAAGGGTTCAAGGTGCGGGGAACGGCAGGAACATTGATAGCTTTCGGGTCGGAAATGTTCCACGAGGTAACTCCCGTTACGAGCGGGGTCAGATTAACCGTGGTCAGCTGGTTCGTTTGA
- a CDS encoding amidohydrolase family protein, with translation MSIVKRKKIFDNHSHIGPVPGFAYYGLPQAVKPTTDYDKTDDYIKGMDKHGVDRALVMSNYGYPDSAQPFTLNPLVTDSVQKSDRLLGAIWVSALPKDKERTTEALKLIGEKGLVALKTTCLLGGTFNPEQWDKDSTELWEMILSAAAEHDMPFHIHTSPGGGSDIDGALALIRKYGKKVKVHVVHMGGGVSGHIKFVPRFFELVEEGYQVYTDSSWAVGFGSTWLLEEIEKRGVGGDRFLFGSDIPWSDFAGEYWKIEGADVSEKLKEDIFWNNAEKLYGKFW, from the coding sequence ATGAGCATAGTAAAGAGAAAAAAGATTTTCGATAACCACTCCCACATAGGGCCCGTGCCCGGATTCGCTTATTACGGACTGCCGCAGGCGGTAAAACCCACGACCGATTACGACAAGACCGATGACTATATAAAAGGCATGGACAAGCACGGCGTCGACCGCGCCCTCGTAATGTCCAACTACGGCTACCCGGATTCGGCGCAGCCCTTCACGCTTAACCCGCTCGTCACCGACAGCGTGCAGAAATCGGACAGGCTGCTCGGCGCCATATGGGTCTCGGCCCTGCCCAAAGACAAGGAGAGGACGACAGAGGCGCTCAAGCTCATCGGCGAGAAGGGGCTTGTCGCGCTCAAGACGACGTGTCTTCTCGGAGGCACCTTCAACCCCGAGCAGTGGGACAAGGACTCGACAGAGCTCTGGGAGATGATATTAAGCGCGGCCGCGGAGCACGACATGCCCTTCCACATACACACGAGCCCGGGCGGCGGGTCGGATATAGACGGCGCTCTCGCGCTCATCAGAAAATACGGGAAAAAGGTCAAGGTACACGTCGTTCACATGGGCGGCGGAGTCAGCGGACACATCAAATTCGTCCCGAGGTTCTTCGAGCTCGTCGAAGAGGGCTACCAGGTATACACGGACTCCTCGTGGGCCGTCGGGTTCGGCTCCACCTGGCTTCTCGAGGAGATAGAGAAGCGGGGCGTGGGCGGAGACCGATTCCTATTCGGCTCGGACATACCGTGGAGCGATTTCGCCGGCGAGTACTGGAAGATAGAAGGAGCCGATGTTTCCGAAAAACTGAAAGAGGATATATTCTGGAACAACGCCGAGAAGCTCTACGGCAAGTTCTGGTGA
- a CDS encoding zinc ribbon domain-containing protein: MPIYEYHCTQCRKDVSIFFLTLSEAAEDSPACPECGRRELVRVISNISAVSKPDNTDNKHMPEKSPAAREDTAALASVMRDEGRKSKTGYGEQFREVAARLEKGESSKSIERSLRKRAGEPMDTP; encoded by the coding sequence ATGCCCATCTACGAATACCATTGCACGCAGTGCCGTAAAGACGTAAGCATCTTTTTCCTGACTCTCTCCGAAGCGGCTGAAGATAGCCCCGCATGCCCCGAATGCGGGCGCAGGGAGCTCGTGCGCGTGATCTCGAATATATCGGCCGTATCGAAACCGGATAACACGGACAATAAACACATGCCCGAAAAGAGCCCGGCGGCAAGGGAAGACACGGCCGCCCTCGCGAGCGTCATGCGCGATGAGGGACGCAAGTCGAAGACGGGCTACGGGGAGCAGTTCAGGGAAGTGGCGGCGAGGCTTGAGAAAGGCGAGTCTTCGAAATCGATAGAGAGGTCGCTCAGAAAAAGGGCCGGCGAGCCGATGGATACGCCGTAA
- a CDS encoding MSMEG_0567/Sll0786 family nitrogen starvation N-acetyltransferase, translated as MSLPIHTSTETGEAHVRKSGDYLFKIAESPEELDEYFRLRHAVFVEEQKIFSGTDVDERDRGAIHIIALKGAEGVMVGGVRCYTTGGGTWYGGRLTAANGYRNGRVGSGLVRFAVETVKSRGCRKFLAYVQPQNVNFFKRLDWKPVGEPVEYEGITHQLMEADLGSA; from the coding sequence ATGAGCTTGCCGATACATACGTCTACAGAGACCGGGGAGGCGCACGTCCGCAAATCCGGGGACTACCTGTTCAAGATCGCGGAGAGCCCGGAGGAGCTCGACGAGTATTTCAGGCTCCGCCACGCGGTCTTCGTCGAGGAGCAGAAGATATTCAGCGGCACGGACGTCGACGAGCGCGACCGTGGCGCCATACATATAATCGCGCTCAAGGGCGCTGAAGGCGTTATGGTCGGGGGAGTGAGGTGTTACACGACGGGCGGCGGCACGTGGTACGGGGGGAGGCTCACGGCGGCTAACGGCTACAGGAACGGACGCGTTGGCTCGGGGCTCGTAAGGTTCGCCGTAGAGACCGTGAAGTCGAGGGGGTGCAGGAAATTCCTCGCCTACGTCCAGCCCCAGAACGTGAACTTTTTCAAGAGGCTCGACTGGAAGCCGGTGGGAGAGCCTGTCGAATACGAGGGCATAACGCATCAGCTGATGGAAGCGGACCTCGGGTCCGCATAA
- a CDS encoding sll0787 family AIR synthase-like protein has product MKNLIRTLKSSTRLLQKQYLAGLWRYFPLSPRIDGNDILLGDDAAAIKSGDGYLLLAAEGVYQPLLGSNPYLAGRTSVLTNVNDIYAMGGRPVALVDVLFSRDEESAGEVLRGIRDNAERYGVPVVGGHTTLDAESGSLSVFILGRAERLLSGFNARPGDDILLATALEGKFYPAFNFWDSSSGLSASDLVWQLEILPGLAESGLADAARDVSMAGLIGSALMMLEGSKTGAEIFVDRIPAPEGVPLQKWLLTFPSYGFVISSRPGKTQYIKDRFRDAGLACETIGSVTDDSRVYFAGWNEKEIFWDFNGEPLIGVNPDYTAKVENGD; this is encoded by the coding sequence GTGAAGAATCTCATCCGGACACTCAAATCATCAACCAGGCTCCTCCAGAAGCAGTACCTCGCGGGGCTCTGGCGGTATTTCCCTCTTTCCCCGCGCATAGACGGGAACGACATACTGCTGGGCGACGACGCCGCGGCCATAAAATCGGGTGACGGCTACCTGCTGCTCGCGGCGGAAGGCGTTTACCAGCCCCTCCTCGGCTCAAACCCGTACCTCGCGGGCAGGACTTCCGTGCTTACGAACGTGAACGATATATATGCGATGGGCGGAAGACCGGTCGCGCTCGTAGACGTGCTTTTTTCCAGGGACGAAGAGAGCGCGGGGGAGGTGCTCCGCGGCATAAGGGACAACGCGGAGCGCTACGGCGTCCCGGTAGTGGGCGGTCACACGACGCTCGACGCCGAATCGGGCTCGCTGTCCGTATTCATACTGGGAAGGGCCGAAAGGCTGCTTTCAGGGTTTAATGCGCGGCCGGGCGACGACATTCTCCTGGCAACGGCCCTTGAGGGAAAGTTCTATCCGGCGTTTAATTTCTGGGACTCGTCGAGCGGGCTATCGGCGAGCGACCTCGTCTGGCAGCTCGAGATACTCCCAGGGCTTGCGGAATCGGGCTTGGCCGACGCGGCGAGAGACGTGAGCATGGCCGGGCTGATAGGCTCCGCGCTCATGATGCTCGAGGGCTCGAAAACAGGCGCCGAGATATTCGTCGACCGCATCCCCGCGCCCGAAGGCGTGCCGCTTCAGAAATGGCTGCTTACGTTCCCGAGCTACGGGTTCGTCATATCCTCGAGGCCCGGAAAGACGCAATACATAAAGGACAGGTTCAGGGACGCGGGACTCGCGTGCGAGACTATAGGAAGTGTGACCGACGACAGCAGGGTTTACTTTGCGGGTTGGAACGAAAAAGAAATATTCTGGGATTTTAACGGGGAGCCCTTGATAGGGGTGAACCCCGATTACACGGCAAAGGTGGAAAATGGCGACTGA
- a CDS encoding XRE family transcriptional regulator — translation MATEKNQIDHIVSRLGEKIKNMRTERGLSLKELAHKSGISAAAIHKIESNGITPTITTMMKISDALGKKVSHFIEEKAELSDVVFVSSKEREPILTFKKGLELQGISAKQYGDFMMTAAYSVLEVGASSGKTPMKHRGEELVYCISGKVEFQVYDRTYTLGPGDSIHFRTLLEHKWRNVGQSKARLLWILAVPPS, via the coding sequence ATGGCGACTGAGAAGAATCAGATAGACCACATAGTATCGAGACTCGGCGAGAAGATAAAGAACATGAGGACCGAAAGGGGGCTCTCGCTCAAGGAGCTCGCCCACAAGTCGGGCATATCGGCGGCGGCGATCCACAAGATCGAATCAAACGGCATAACGCCCACGATCACTACGATGATGAAGATCTCGGACGCGCTCGGGAAGAAGGTGAGCCACTTTATAGAAGAGAAGGCCGAGTTGAGCGACGTCGTCTTCGTTTCGTCAAAAGAGAGGGAGCCGATTCTCACGTTCAAGAAGGGACTCGAGCTTCAGGGCATATCGGCGAAGCAGTACGGGGACTTCATGATGACGGCCGCTTATTCGGTGCTCGAGGTCGGGGCGTCGAGCGGCAAGACTCCCATGAAGCACAGGGGCGAGGAGCTCGTCTACTGCATCAGCGGGAAGGTCGAGTTCCAGGTATACGACAGGACCTACACGCTCGGCCCCGGGGACAGCATACATTTCAGGACGCTCCTCGAGCATAAATGGAGAAACGTGGGCCAGAGCAAGGCCAGATTGCTCTGGATACTCGCAGTCCCGCCCTCATGA
- a CDS encoding DUF1116 domain-containing protein produces MPEKNLQKGRAYMGDRIREANSRALEKLLATEPVLTDIDTALSVIPGMTPDTILHAGPPITWQRMCDPMKRAVRGALVFEGLAADGESAEALIKSKKIKLSPNHRHDSVGPMTGIISASMPVIVTKDLTRGRAAYSTFNEGGGKVLWFGSVGGETIKRLRWMKEVFAPIMKRALAMTGGIPVWSILAQGIQMGDECHNRHAASTNIFLKIIAENLLKLDLPSETALDAYRFIAGNSHFFLNITMTACKLAMDAADGMEDSTIVTAMSRNGTDFGIRVSGLGDSWFTAPAPYLLDALYNPGYGPQDGAPDIGDSSIIETMGLGGFAIAASPSMASFAGGGVAESIGITRKMQLITSLKNPKFGIPSLDFEGTPTGIDLRKVVETGILPSINSAVVHKSSGAGQIGAGIVRAPYECFVKAIQEFGERYDLAA; encoded by the coding sequence ATGCCTGAGAAAAACTTGCAGAAGGGCCGCGCATACATGGGCGACCGCATCAGGGAGGCGAACTCCCGGGCGTTGGAAAAATTGCTCGCGACGGAGCCTGTCCTCACCGATATAGACACGGCGCTCTCCGTCATACCGGGGATGACCCCTGATACCATACTCCACGCGGGGCCTCCTATCACGTGGCAAAGGATGTGCGACCCGATGAAGAGGGCCGTGAGGGGCGCGCTTGTGTTCGAGGGCCTGGCCGCTGACGGCGAGAGCGCCGAAGCGCTGATCAAATCGAAGAAAATAAAACTTTCACCTAACCACCGCCACGATTCCGTAGGGCCGATGACGGGGATAATCTCAGCGTCGATGCCCGTAATAGTTACGAAGGACCTGACGCGCGGAAGGGCGGCCTATTCGACTTTCAACGAGGGCGGCGGGAAGGTGCTCTGGTTCGGCTCGGTAGGCGGGGAGACGATAAAGCGCCTCAGGTGGATGAAGGAAGTTTTCGCGCCCATAATGAAGAGGGCTCTGGCCATGACTGGCGGAATACCGGTGTGGAGCATACTCGCGCAGGGAATACAGATGGGGGACGAGTGCCACAACAGGCATGCGGCCTCGACTAACATATTTCTCAAGATAATCGCCGAGAACCTGCTCAAGCTTGATCTCCCCAGTGAGACCGCGCTCGATGCGTACAGGTTCATAGCGGGGAACAGCCATTTCTTCCTCAACATAACGATGACGGCGTGCAAGCTCGCGATGGACGCGGCCGACGGCATGGAGGATTCGACGATAGTCACCGCCATGTCACGGAACGGGACCGACTTCGGAATCAGAGTAAGCGGCCTCGGGGACTCGTGGTTCACTGCCCCGGCTCCTTATCTGCTGGACGCGCTCTACAACCCGGGCTACGGCCCTCAGGACGGAGCGCCCGACATAGGGGACAGCTCCATAATCGAGACCATGGGACTCGGCGGGTTCGCCATAGCGGCCTCGCCATCCATGGCGTCCTTCGCGGGGGGAGGAGTCGCCGAGTCGATAGGCATCACGAGGAAAATGCAGCTCATCACTTCGCTCAAGAACCCCAAGTTCGGCATACCTTCACTCGATTTCGAAGGGACGCCCACGGGGATCGACTTAAGAAAGGTCGTCGAGACCGGGATACTGCCGAGCATCAACAGCGCAGTCGTTCACAAGAGCTCGGGCGCGGGACAGATTGGGGCGGGGATAGTGAGGGCGCCGTACGAATGTTTCGTGAAGGCTATACAGGAATTCGGAGAAAGGTATGACCTTGCGGCTTAA
- the fdrA gene encoding acyl-CoA synthetase FdrA, translated as MAIASVIKKNHYQDSLKLMQLSRKLGLLPGVSKASAIMATEANLKMLREAGLIGEMPEPAGAGDLIVAVEAESRAEAEEALGMLDSLIAPSAQKQGGAAEPVKSLDAALSVFPGANIALVSVPGEYAKLECAKAIENGLHTFLFSDNVTMEEEIELKKRASRRGLLVMGPGCGTAIINGTGLGFANVVNKGPIGVIAAAGTGMQEVTSLVNNLGSGITHAIGVGGRDLSEEVGGITTLDALKILGGDEGTRVLLVVSKPPSRKVAEKVLHEIRETGKPAVVCFLGHGMRAPADEKIKLVSTLEEAAYAACALAAGKGRKRALPADDGWKKEAGKYLRARKRGQRYLRGLFSGGTLCYEAQQVLAETLGDIYSNAPLDRKNRLKDSNVSVGNTCVDLGEEEFTVGRPHPMIDSTLRNERLLSEAGRPDVAVILFDVVLGYVASPDPAGDLLPAIKAAGALAKKKGRPLAFVSHVCGTDGDPQGLNEQEEKLRKEGVMVFPTNALAAKAAGWITAGGKDIGN; from the coding sequence ATGGCGATAGCGAGCGTAATAAAAAAGAACCACTACCAGGACTCGCTCAAGCTCATGCAGCTCAGCCGCAAACTGGGCTTGCTCCCCGGCGTGAGCAAGGCTTCGGCCATAATGGCGACGGAGGCCAACCTTAAAATGCTCCGTGAAGCCGGGCTCATCGGGGAGATGCCGGAACCGGCCGGAGCGGGCGACCTCATAGTCGCCGTGGAGGCGGAGTCTCGTGCTGAGGCGGAGGAGGCGTTAGGCATGCTGGATTCGCTCATCGCACCCTCCGCGCAGAAGCAGGGCGGGGCGGCTGAGCCCGTAAAGAGCCTCGACGCGGCGCTTAGCGTATTTCCGGGCGCGAACATAGCTCTTGTTTCCGTGCCGGGGGAATACGCGAAGCTCGAGTGCGCGAAGGCGATAGAAAACGGGCTTCACACTTTCCTCTTCAGCGACAACGTGACCATGGAGGAAGAGATCGAGCTGAAAAAAAGGGCGTCCCGGCGCGGGCTCCTCGTCATGGGCCCGGGCTGCGGCACGGCGATAATAAACGGCACGGGGCTCGGGTTCGCGAACGTGGTGAACAAAGGCCCCATAGGCGTGATAGCCGCAGCCGGGACGGGGATGCAGGAGGTGACGAGCCTCGTAAATAATCTGGGCTCGGGCATAACGCACGCCATAGGAGTCGGCGGCAGAGACTTATCCGAGGAAGTGGGCGGGATAACGACGCTCGACGCTCTCAAGATTCTTGGCGGCGATGAAGGCACCAGGGTCTTGCTCGTCGTCTCGAAGCCTCCTTCCAGGAAAGTTGCGGAAAAGGTTCTCCACGAGATAAGGGAGACCGGGAAGCCCGCAGTCGTTTGCTTCCTCGGACACGGCATGCGCGCGCCCGCTGATGAAAAAATCAAGCTCGTCTCCACGCTCGAAGAAGCCGCGTACGCCGCGTGCGCGCTGGCTGCCGGAAAGGGCAGGAAGAGAGCCCTGCCTGCTGACGACGGCTGGAAGAAGGAGGCGGGGAAATACCTGCGAGCGCGGAAGCGCGGGCAGCGTTACCTCCGCGGGCTCTTTTCGGGCGGCACTCTCTGCTACGAGGCGCAGCAGGTGCTCGCCGAGACGCTCGGGGACATATACTCGAACGCGCCTCTCGACAGGAAGAACAGGCTGAAAGACTCGAACGTCAGCGTCGGAAACACGTGCGTAGACCTCGGGGAGGAGGAATTCACGGTAGGCCGCCCTCACCCGATGATAGACTCGACGCTCAGGAACGAAAGGCTGCTGAGCGAAGCCGGGAGGCCGGACGTCGCCGTTATTCTCTTCGACGTCGTGCTCGGCTACGTGGCGAGCCCCGACCCCGCGGGCGACCTCCTTCCGGCGATAAAGGCGGCCGGGGCACTCGCGAAGAAGAAGGGGCGCCCGTTGGCCTTCGTCTCCCACGTGTGCGGCACGGACGGTGACCCGCAGGGACTCAATGAGCAGGAAGAGAAGCTAAGGAAGGAAGGCGTTATGGTCTTCCCGACAAACGCTCTTGCGGCGAAGGCGGCGGGATGGATAACCGCCGGGGGCAAGGATATTGGAAACTGA